In Trichoderma asperellum chromosome 1, complete sequence, a single window of DNA contains:
- a CDS encoding putative NRPS-like protein biosynthetic cluster (EggNog:ENOG41~antiSMASH:Cluster_1.5~SMCOG1002:AMP-dependent synthetase and ligase) yields the protein MPGTLNHTPEPEYGRRLIPNIIDERAESNPTKAFASIPRSKDLADGFVDITYALIANAINRASWWLSHSMGNTETSEVFAYLGPNDLRYPILLVATMKCGYQMMMPSPRNSAEYQQELLRRAGCQTLFCTRGLMAKLSPVVDDLDIFCKIAPDLDELLDPTPVAPFPYEATYDEVKKDPFLILHTSGSTGPPKPITLTIECTTTEDTHRLLDDPEGRLWWRLFANRRYFMGMPCYHSAGVWFSLFKPVFFNSTAVFALSDKPLTAAIAEAVHRTAEVSGGIYPPSVLEEISHTESLSGAKGLEFVAYGGGPLSKSAGDRLSKVTILHNFIGFTENSAPPRYVMEPEDWNYFEFHPASGYFPEHLHDNLYRMSFRRLPEYEFVQTVFRLFPELDKYSSGDILSPHPTKPNLWTYGGRTDDLIVLSTGEKFNPIPAELMLKGCSVVKDTLIVGDGRSQAALLVECDPETTVGMSNEQALDELWPFVQRVNMTLPTQGRLLKSNIIFASAEKEFSRSPKGSVQRKATVANFEAELNNLYSTGKSLPNENGHSQSAKKPISNGNGYNQFTKANNYSQGSKLGLIIDHTTKSSSQSTNSDTSSAVTTPVSPRTVKPAAEPDIDDTTSLSTTTVSQQEKYLLDEEIVDKEQKITIAVTELQAVSFIHTALEAICGIHSKNNDDDLFELGLDSVMALQLSNELQSISASWPQDRDSSLQLIYANPTIKSLSQAISRMNRLSDTAMDSPKSSEDAENVNRVREVAAPAMLDAVEAQPPNTIEKLIHSYTENLEENTPKRVITVALTGSTGAVGSHLLDRLMKEPNVTKIFCLNRSTGGEKAQRAACEKNGIKWVPGSKPVEFLTIDLSQPHLGLGRDQYSTLQDETDIIIHNAWKLDFLHTVQHFEKTHIAGVRHLIDLSANSERRPRIVFISSIASVLGWKESQKVPEKIILSDSVTANNGYAQSKHVAERILYEASQTVRIQVTVVRLGQIAGPTNAGVGAWNSLDWVPQIIYTSKSLGLVPKTLGMADDVDWVPIDRLPDILVELIHHDLKKPERFQIYHAANPNPVSWGSLLPAICHRLGPDMELVSYQQWLTMLRNKGGHTEDVKTFPALRLMGWLRELDAPMGVKLPSLSTDMIAKSSKTFSSLESIRGMWMENWMESWGL from the exons ATGCCCGGCACTTTGAACCACACTCCTGAGCCTGAATATGGGCGCAGGTTAATACCCAACATCATTGATGAGCGAGCCGAAAGCAATCCAACAAAAGCATTTGCGTCTATCCCACGATCAAAAGATCTCGCAGATGGCTTCGTTGATATTACCTATGCATTGATTGCCAATGCAATCAATCGGGCAAGTTGGTGGCTTTCACACTCGATGGGTAATACGGAAACATCAGAAGTGTTTGCATACTTGGGTCCAAATGACTTGAGATATCCGATTCTCCTGGTTGCGACGATGAAATGCGGCTATCAA atgatgatgccgtcgCCCCGTAATTCGGCTGAGTACCAACAAGAGCTCCTCCGCCGTGCTGGCTGTCAAACACTTTTCTGCACCCGCGGCTTAATGGCGAAGTTGTCACCAGTTGTAGATGATCTGGATATCTTTTGCAAGATTGCACCTGATTTGGATGAGCTGCTCGATCCAACGCCTGTGGCCCCGTTTCCTTATGAAGCAACTTATGACGAGGTGAAGAAAGATCCATTCCTTATCCTTCACACATCAGGGTCAACCG GCCCCCCAAAACCTATCACTTTAACCATTGAGTGTACTACGACAGAGGACACACATCGCCTCCTCGATGACCCAGAGGGTCGACTGTGGTGGCGCCTTTTTGCAAACAGGCGATACTTTATGGGCATGCCATGCTACCAT TCTGCTGGCGTCTGGTTCTCGCTCTTTAAACCAGTCTTTTTCAACTCGACGGCCGTATTTGCATTAAGCGACAAACCTCTTACAGCGGCCATTGCAGAAGCGGTGCACCGAACGGCTGAAGTCTCTGGTGGAATATATCCACCCTCCGTTTTGGAAGAGATTAGTCACACGGAGTCTCTCAGCGGAGCCAAAGGCTTGGAGTTTGTAGCGTATGGAGGTGGCCCTCTATCGAAATCAGCGGGAGACCGGCTTTCTAAAGTAACCATCCTTCACAATTTCATTGGATTCACTGAGAATAGCGCACCCCCGCGGTATGTTATGGAACCAGAAGATTGGAATTACTTTGAGTTTCATCCGGCTTCTGGCTATTTCCCTGAACACCTGCACGATAACCTCTACCGGATGTCCTTCAGGCGTCTGCCTGAGTATGAGTTTGTTCAAACAGTCTTCCGGCTGTTCCCGGAGCTAGACAAATATAGCTCTGGAGACATTTTGAGTCCACATCCAACAAAGCCCAATCTTTGGACATATGGGGGTCGCACCGACGATCTCATTGTGCTATCTACGGGAGAGAAGTTCAATCCCATCCCTGCTGAGCTTATGCTTAAAGGATGTTCGGTGGTAAAAGACACTCTTATCGTTGGGGAtggaagaagccaagctGCGCTCCTTGTTGAATGTGATCCAGAGACCACTGTTGGAATGTCAAATGAACAGGCTTTGGATGAATTATGGCCATTTGTCCAGAGGGTCAATATGACGCTGCCCACCCAGGGGAGACTGCTGAAATCAAATATTATTTTTGCCTCTGCGGAAAAGGAGTTTTCACGTTCACCAAAAGGCTCTGTGCAGCGAAAAGCTACAGTCGCAAATTTTGAGGCTGAGCTTAATAATCTCTACTCGACTGGCAAATCGCTGCCAAATGAAAACGGTCATAGCCAATCAGCCAAAAAACCGATATCAAACGGAAATGGCTATAACCAATTCACCAAAGCCAACAACTATAGCCAAGGGTCCAAGCTCGGCCTGATAATTGACCATACAACGAAATCTTCAAGTCAATCGACAAATAGCGACACCAGCTCTGCAGTAACAACGCCAGTATCTCCCAGAACAGTGAAACCTGCCGCAGAGCCTGATATTGACGATACCACGTCGCTTTCTACTACGACTGTATCTCAGCAGGAAAAGTACTTGCTCGACGAAGAAATTGTTGATaaagagcaaaaaataaCGATCGCGGTGACCGAATTACAAGCCGTGAGCTTTATCCACACAGCCTTGGAAGCTATATGCGGCATCCACAGCAAAAACAATGACGATGACCTATTTGAACTTGGCCTTGATTCTGTAATGGCTTTACAGTTGTCAAACGAGCTCCAAAGTATATCGGCCTCATGGCCACAAGATAGAGATTCTTCATTGCAGCTGATTTATGCAAATCCAACTATCAAAAGCTTGTCACAAGCAATCAGCCGTATGAATAGACTCTCGGACACTGCGATGGACTCGCCTAAATCTTCAGAGGACGCGGAAAACGTAAACCGCGTTAGAGAAGTTGCGGCTCCGGCAATGCTCGATGCTGTGGAAGCTCAACCACCCAATACGATTGAGAAGTTGATCCACAGTTACACAGAGAATCTGGAAGAGAATACTCCAAAGCGAGTAATCACTGTTGCTCTTACAGGCAGTACTGGAGCTGTGGGGAGTCATTTACTTGATCGGTTAATGAAGGAGCCAAATGTGACAAAAATCTTTTGCCTTAACCGTTCTACGGGTGGAGAAAAGGCTCAAAGAGCAGCATGTGAGAAAAACGGTATTAAATGGGTACCAGGAAGCAAACCAGTTGAATTTCTCACAATTGATCTGTCACAGCCGCATTTGGGACTTGGACGAGATCAGTACTCTACTCTGCAAGATGAAACCGACATCATCATTCACAATGCTTGGAAACTTGACTTTCTACACACTGTACAACATTTTGAGAAAACTCATATCGCAGGAGTTCGACATCTAATTGATCTTTCGGCGAATTCTGAGCGTCGGCCGcgtatagtttttatttcctCTATTGCCAGTGTCCTCGGTTGGAAGGAGAGTCAGAAAGTGCCGGAAAAGATTATCCTTTCAGACTCGGTTACTGCGAACAATGGCTATGCTCAATCCAAGCATGTAGCTGAAAGAATTCTCTACGAGGCCTCACAAACCGTTAGAATCCAGGTCACAGTCGTACGACTTGGTCAAATCGCAGGCCCTACCAATGCTGGAGTTGGAGCATGGAACTCGCTTGACTGGGTACCTCAGATTATATACACATCTAAATCGCTTGGTCTTGTGCCAAAGACTTTGGGCATGGCTGATGACGTTGATTGGGTTCCAATTGACCGCCTGCCTGACATACTTGTAGAGTTGATTCATCATGACCTCAAAAAGCCAGAGAGGTTTCAGATCTATCACGCCGCAAACCCTAATCCAGTATCATGGGGTTCACTTCTTCCGGCGATATGCCACCGCCTGGGCCCTGACATGGAGTTGGTATCTTACCAGCAATGGCTGACAATGTTACGAAACAAAGGTGGGCATACTGAAGACGTGAAAACTTTCCCAGCTCTCCGCCTTATGGGCTGGCTACGGGAGTTGGATGCTCCTATGGGTGTCAAGTTACCAAGTCTTTCTACCGATATGATAGCCAAATCATCAAAGACCTTTTCCAGTTTGGAATCAATTCGCGGTATGTGGATGGAGAATTGGATGGAGTCTTGGGGGCTTTAA
- a CDS encoding uncharacterized protein (EggNog:ENOG41~antiSMASH:Cluster_1.5~SMCOG1039:aldo/keto reductase family oxidoreductase), translated as MPFFPQPPEPEALGVHRVLSPRAGVLVSPLCLGTMNFGGNWDELLGPCSKETAFAMMDYFKEHGGNFIDTANNYQGGNSERWIGEWLESRGCRDEMVIATKYSNGFRIHEKGIQHSSFTGNSTKSLYTTVQASLKKLRTDYIDIMYVHWFDFTTSIEEIMQSLNQLVLSGKVLYLGISDTPAWVVSRANEYARSHGLRQFSVYQGHWSCAARDFERDIIPMCKAEGMALAPWGALGGGYFKTDTERTQVQENKNSGRNIPVMDTSNHKKVGKVLEEIGRIKGVPMTSVALAYLLHKTPYVFPILGGRKLEHLKSNIEALNLELTKQDMDMIENAAPFDIGFPMWFNGEANPKNNLLLQNSGHFDYVEDPKPIPPRKKIPEYTNGKSH; from the exons atgcctttctttcctcaGCCACCAGAGCCTGAAGCACTTGGAGTGCACCGAGTTCTGTCACCCCGAGCCGGCGTTCTGGTTAGCCCACTATGCCTTGGCACCATGAACTTTGGCGGCAACTG GGATGAGCTCCTCGGGCCCTGCTCTAAAGAAACAGCCTTTGCCATGATGGATTACTTCAAAGAGCATGGTGGCAACTTTATTGATACCGCCAATAACTACCAAGGCGGTAATTCTGAGCGTTGGATCGGTGAATGGCTTGAGTCTCGGGGATGCCGGGATGAGATGGTAATCGCCACCAAGTACAGCAATGGCTTCCGCATTCATGAGAAAGGTATCCAACACTCCAGTTTTACTGGAAATTCTACCAAGAGCCTTTACACGACTGTCCAGGCAAgtttgaagaagctgcgtACAGACTACATTGACATCATGTACGTCCACTGGTTTGACTTCACAACGTCGATTGAAGAGATTATGCAGTCCTTGAACCAACTCGTTCTCTCAGGCAAGGTGCTCTACTTGGGCATCAGTGATACGCCTGCGTGGGTTGTGTCTCGTGCCAATGAAT ATGCGAGATCTCACGGGTTACGTCAATTTAGCGTCTACCAGGGCCATTGGTCCTGTGCCGCGCGTGATTTTGAGCGAGACATCATCCCCATGTGCAAGGCTGAAGGAATGGCACTTGCTCCTTGGGGCGCACTTGGAGGCGGCTATTTCAAGACTGATACCGAGCGCACCCAAGTTCAGGAGAACAAGAATTCCGGCCGGAACATACCCGTGATGGATACTTCCAACCACAAGAAGGTAGGCAAAGTGCTTGAGGAGATTGGCCGAATCAAAGGTGTGCCAATGACTAGCGTGGCTTTGGCTTATCTACTGCATAAAACACCATACGTCTTCCCTATTCTCGGGGGCCGAAAGCTCGAACATCTCAAGAGTAATATTGAGGCTCTTAACCTGGAGCTTACGAAGCAAGACATGGACATGATTGAAAATGCCGCACCCTTTGATATTGGTTTCCCCATGTGGTTTAATGGAGAAGCTAACCCGAAGAACAATCTGCTCCTTCAAAACTCTGGCCATTTCGATTACGTGGAGGATCCCAAG CCTATTCCTCCACGCAAGAAGATTCCTGAGTACACGAATGGCAAGAGTCACTGA